GGACTGGATTGTCTTAAGCAATAGTGATGGCACAGTTAAGCAAATAATACTTTCACCTATGAGGTTATTTCAGATCAGTGAGATGTTTTGATCACTCAGTTGCAGAGGAAGAATTGCTCACAGGGTCTTAACACTTGTAATCTCTTTCCAGATGAAGGGATGTATGATGGGGCAGGGCTGGTCTGGCAGACCCCCACTCTGCTGTCCCCGCTGGTCTCTGGCCTCTCTGGGTTGGAGAGCAGCAAGATCTCAATGGGGGTGGATGGTCAGCTCCTGGATGAGCCCATCACAGCAGAGCGAGGCTACAGCCTGGACATCAGTGACACCACTGTCCAGATCAGCATCCCCTTCAACGCTGCCGGAGGATACAGAAAAGTCAGTAGCATACTAGGCCGGCATCTGACCTTTTACATGCAGATGCTTACCTTGTATTCTGATGTAGAGAAGCTGCAAATGTCTTCAGTCACTCATGTCCTCTGTACACCTTGAATATTCTACTTTGTACCATATAACCTCATGGCAGATGCTTCATAACGGTTTCAACTCTTCCAGAGCTTCGTGATGGCCAACATGTACCATGAGTTCTATGTGGTCCATCTCTACTATGAACAAATCTTTCTTGATGACTGTGGTGTGGAGACCAGACTCCGCCTCCACAGGCCCATGAACACACCCCTTCTGATCCAGCACCTCTCCATCATTAACCGTAAGTTCTACTAGCCAATCCGAAGTGGATCTTCAGCTCCGTGGTCATGATTGCTCATGACCCTGTTGTCCTTCTCCCACCACAGAAACAGTCCTTGAGGATCGTGTGTTTACTGTTTACCTGGGGAACCTCCACTACGATGTTGACCTGGTGGCTGTGAAGCTCAATGGTCACAACTTCACCATACTAGAGGCGAATAAAAGTGGCCTCGTCATAACCACGGTCCCCCAGCCCAATAGTAACCTTCATGCCTACATTctcagggtgccatttgagaatgCTGCTGTTCACAAGCTGGTAAAGAGATACTTATTTTAACACTCTAATGAACTACTGTGGTTTTCTCAGTATTTCCTCATGGCTTCTAGATAAGGGATTTTATGTTTAAAGTAATACGAGATTCTGAATGACATTAAGAGTAATGACTGAAGTATTTCACCCTAAGTTACAGAAGCTTAGATGTGTTTAGACATAATCCTAGAATATTGTGAGACAGTGGGAACTTGGTGTTTGTGTGACAAAGAGGAACTGACAATACATGCTTTTGTACTGAGACCAAGGACAGGAGTTTCCCCCCCCCAGGGAGGAACGAATGCACTTGTTGGAGTTATATAGAAGGCTGTGCGCATTATGTTTCTTAGCACCTTCTCGTGAATGAAGGACTTCCTTTTGCATAAGCTGAGTCTTCTATTTATTAAACCCAGGGTCTTAGAAACCTCTGGAATTGGTCAAAGCTTGATTGTGGTTATAATCATTGGGATAGAAAATTCTCATGACACTTCGCATTGGAGGATATCCAAGGTTCCTCCCCTGAACTTTCTTCAATGGGTTTTGGGGACCTCAGATTCACCCCCAAAATGTGGATGTAAGATTTGTTTCTAATTGAGTTCATATCCATAGTACTCTCCAGAGGGGCTTCTTCAGTTCTCGTTGGCCATCAACTACACGTTGGTAATCCTGCCTCAAGAGGAGCCTTACTACTACCTGGCCTCAGTCGTGGCTCAGTTCAATGATGTCTGTAAGTTGACTTGAAGTTAATTAAGAGACCTGGGCTGGAAGTGATAATTCTCAAGGTGGGCTTCCGAGCCTTCTGGTTCTGACCTCTGCCTAATGTGGACGCAGCCCAGCGCTCTACCGCTGTTCACCCCTGATGTCATTTTTGCACTATTGACTAAACTATTGGGCCGATCTTCTCTTCGTCAGTTCCTCCGGTCTTCAAAGGCGTTTGCAATGAAAAAAGCATCAGGTTCCAGATGTCCCATAAGCCATTTGACTACCTGTGGGAGGTGGGTGTTGGCCCCTACATTCTGACCACAAATCTGGCAGCCAAGCGGGGCTACATCATGCAGAATGACAGCAAGAGTCTGACCCTGGAAGTGCCCCTCTTCTCTGTTGGCTACACTTATAAGGTGAGATGTTTATTGGTCAAGAGCAAATGACAAGACAATTAAAGCGCAAGTAAGAGTAGGAGTTAAATTATTTCAAATGTACCTGCTCTTTTTCCCCCAGGACATCAATTTGAAGCAGTTCTACGGCTCATTTGAAATTCACTCAAGACTTCCTAAGACCTTGGAGGTCAAGAGTTCCTTGGCCAAAGCTTGTCTCTTCCAGACTACTGAGGTCATAGGTAACTACCAGTGCCTCATCTTTGCCTGCAACTTAATTTATTGCCTGACTGTTTTGTGTTGATCATTCACTTTGTTCTAGCCCAGCTCTAACACAACTTTCTCTAGTGTGTTCCACTGAAGGGGTGGTGACAGTGGTTACTGATGTGACTCTGGCTGGAGCTGAACCCAACGGAACCTTTCTCCTGGACTCCACCTGCAGACCTCAAGAGACAGATGGCACTAGGGTTCTCTTTAGCTTTGGACTCCACACCTGTGGTACCAGGGTCCAGGTATAACTGTCCAACCCATACAATTTGAATCATTCAAGAGACTGGCCCTACCAGTGAATACTTCAAATAAGTTTGTCAGCATCTAACCTGGTAACCCAGAACTCATCTTGCTTAATTTGTTCAGCTGCATGACTTAGGTCTTAGAATTTGCCCGATCCTGATGCGTCCAAATAAACGCTGGAACTACTGCTGTTATCAATGCATCCCGTCATTGGTTCAGGCGCAGAATCGGTCCACGAGATCAGCAAGCCTCCATCTCAAACCGTCAGCATGCAAGCTGAATATTTAAATTAATATTCAAACTTTGACTTACAGGTGTCTCCTGAGGCCTGTCAAGGGAACAACCATTTAGTTTATAGACATGGTTTGATAATTTTCATAGAATTTTGTTCAGGCTTGTGAATTCCTCTTGTCATCTAGGTTGACCATCAGCATGTTACATACGAAAATGATATCAACGTTGAGCACAAGAGCCAATCTGTGAACGCACCAGTCAAAACCAGGGATACTGCCTCTGTGTACGTGACTTCACTGATAATCTACTACCTCATAGGTTGAATTAAAAATATTTACGTCAGTCATTATTTCTCACTACAGGCACTTGTGGCTTTAATGTTCAGCTCTCTTTTTAGGATTACAGTTCGGTGTGTCTATCCACTGAGTGACCTATACAAGCTGTTTGCATATTGGCGGTTTGATGCAGACTCTCCAGGAGTTGGCACCATCTTGACTAGAGTTCCTGTAACAAGTGAGTGTTCGGTATTTGTGCAGCTAAAGAGGGTGGTAACTGCTACAGCTTTTTacacctgactctctgtccaaTCATAGCATTTCAGCCCACCTTTCCACCCACCACCAGAAGACCGTTGACCTCCACAACTACTTCCAGCACAGGCCTTAGTCCTGGGAGGGAAATGCCTGGCATCAACCCTAGGGCTAAATACGTCAAAGTCTTCAGCTGGCAAATGAACCAACCTAAAGGAACCACTTAGGCCCAGACCCCAGTCACTCTCCATACAATGGTATGAGATGGAGAGATCTGTTCTACATGTCATATTCCTTAATAAAATTCATTTAGAACATCTCCACAGGAACAAATGAAACCACTGACTGAATCGGCGTGATTGTGGTGTTTTTTAATATAAATAAGTCTGGTTCTTAATAAATATGTTCTTACAAGCTGTACCTTGTCCTGATTGTTATGGGATGTGGC
Above is a window of Oncorhynchus masou masou isolate Uvic2021 unplaced genomic scaffold, UVic_Omas_1.1 unplaced_scaffold_1709, whole genome shotgun sequence DNA encoding:
- the LOC135539039 gene encoding uncharacterized protein LOC135539039, producing MGSVSMINGSVVEVVHPILFSRQRWVVMMVDWIVACSTNEGMYDGAGLVWQTPTLLSPLVSGLSGLESSKISMGVDGQLLDEPITAERGYSLDISDTTVQISIPFNAAGGYRKSFVMANMYHEFYVVHLYYEQIFLDDCGVETRLRLHRPMNTPLLIQHLSIINQTVLEDRVFTVYLGNLHYDVDLVAVKLNGHNFTILEANKSGLVITTVPQPNSNLHAYILRVPFENAAVHKLYSPEGLLQFSLAINYTLVILPQEEPYYYLASVVAQFNDVFPPVFKGVCNEKSIRFQMSHKPFDYLWEVGVGPYILTTNLAAKRGYIMQNDSKSLTLEVPLFSVGYTYKDINLKQFYGSFEIHSRLPKTLEVKSSLAKACLFQTTEVIVCSTEGVVTVVTDVTLAGAEPNGTFLLDSTCRPQETDGTRVLFSFGLHTCGTRVQVDHQHVTYENDINVEHKSQSALVALMFSSLFRITVRCVYPLSDLYKLFAYWRFDADSPGVGTILTRVPVTTFQPTFPPTTRRPLTSTTTSSTGLSPGREMPGINPRAKYVKVFSWQMNQPKGTT